A genomic stretch from Gemmatimonadaceae bacterium includes:
- a CDS encoding FtsX-like permease family protein: protein MANVPPGDALAAIQRDVVRRFPNVSSLDLTLVRQTVGSIVNRVVLAIRFLGVFSIAMGIPVLFSAVAATRRARLREGVLLRTLGASRAQVLRVLLAEYGALGALGALTGMLLAFAGAWGITHFVFHDPFDPAIAATAMIGGGMLLLTMAIGWLTSRDVYRATPMAAIRES from the coding sequence GTGGCCAATGTCCCGCCGGGCGATGCCTTGGCCGCGATTCAGCGCGATGTGGTGCGTCGGTTCCCGAATGTCTCGAGTCTCGATCTCACGTTGGTGCGGCAGACGGTCGGATCGATCGTGAACCGCGTCGTGCTCGCGATCCGATTCCTGGGTGTCTTCTCGATCGCCATGGGCATTCCGGTGCTCTTCAGCGCGGTCGCCGCCACGCGTCGCGCGCGGCTGCGTGAGGGCGTCCTGTTGCGCACCCTTGGTGCATCGCGGGCGCAGGTGCTGCGCGTGCTGTTGGCTGAATACGGCGCGCTCGGCGCACTTGGCGCGCTCACCGGCATGCTGCTCGCCTTCGCGGGCGCGTGGGGCATCACGCATTTCGTCTTCCACGATCCATTCGACCCCGCGATTGCCGCCACGGCGATGATCGGCGGCGGGATGCTGTTGCTGACGATGGCGATCGGTTGGCTGACCAGCCGAGATGTCTACCGGGCGACGCCGATGGCGGCGATCCGGGAAAGCTGA
- a CDS encoding GMC family oxidoreductase has protein sequence MQTTEYDAIVVGSGISGGWAAKELTEKGLNVLVLERGRNIEHIKDYVNAFKPTWAYPHRGGRTQEMIAHYPVLKRDYPLQETNLDFWVDDRESPYTEVKRFDWFRGYHVGGKSLMWGRQSYRWSTFDFAANAKDGIATDWPIRYHDLAPWYDYVEKFAGIAGSREGMPQLPDGQFQPAMPLNCAEELVAGRLQKLFNGKRRIIPGRTANLTEPLPGRNRCQSRNACWLGCPYGAYFSSQSSTLPAAVKTGRMTMKIWSIVTEVLYDRDRKRASGVRVLDAITNQVTDYQAKIVFLCASTLNSTWLLMRSATDIWPGGLGSSSGELGHNLMDHHFRLGASGTLEGMEDKYIYGSRPTGFYVPRYRNLFGDKRGYLRGFGYQGGAGRSNWQRAVAELGIGGDFKDAAAQPGAWGIGATAFGEMLPDHGNQISLDPTRKDKWGLPVLKIDCATGENERLMRVDMMADMADMLEQCGVKNVHTFDNGYFPGQGIHEMGTARMGVDPKTSVLNKHNQVWDAPNVFVTDGSAMTSAACQNPSLTYMALTARAADHAVAELSRRNL, from the coding sequence ATGCAGACCACCGAGTACGATGCGATTGTCGTGGGTTCCGGTATCTCCGGCGGCTGGGCCGCCAAGGAACTCACCGAGAAAGGCCTGAACGTGCTGGTGCTCGAGCGGGGTCGAAACATCGAGCACATCAAGGACTACGTAAACGCCTTCAAGCCGACGTGGGCATATCCGCACCGTGGCGGTCGCACGCAGGAGATGATCGCGCACTATCCCGTGCTCAAGCGCGACTATCCGTTGCAGGAAACCAACCTCGACTTCTGGGTCGACGATCGCGAGTCGCCCTACACCGAGGTCAAGCGCTTCGACTGGTTTCGCGGCTACCATGTGGGCGGCAAGTCGCTCATGTGGGGACGTCAGAGCTATCGGTGGAGCACGTTCGATTTCGCGGCGAACGCCAAGGATGGCATCGCCACCGACTGGCCGATTCGCTACCACGATCTGGCGCCATGGTACGACTACGTGGAGAAGTTCGCGGGCATCGCCGGGTCACGCGAAGGCATGCCGCAGTTGCCGGACGGACAATTCCAGCCCGCCATGCCGCTCAACTGTGCCGAGGAACTCGTGGCGGGCCGCCTGCAGAAGCTGTTCAACGGAAAGCGACGCATCATTCCGGGTCGGACCGCCAATCTCACCGAGCCACTGCCGGGTCGGAATCGCTGTCAGTCGCGCAACGCGTGCTGGTTGGGGTGTCCATATGGCGCCTACTTCAGTTCGCAGTCCTCGACACTACCGGCCGCTGTCAAGACAGGTCGGATGACCATGAAGATCTGGTCGATCGTCACCGAAGTGCTGTACGACCGCGATCGGAAGCGCGCCAGTGGTGTTCGCGTGCTTGATGCGATCACGAATCAGGTGACCGACTATCAGGCCAAGATCGTCTTCCTGTGCGCCTCGACCCTGAATTCCACATGGTTGTTGATGCGATCGGCCACCGATATCTGGCCGGGCGGACTGGGCAGCAGTTCCGGTGAACTGGGACACAACCTGATGGATCATCATTTCCGACTGGGCGCGTCCGGCACACTGGAGGGGATGGAGGACAAGTACATCTACGGCAGTCGGCCGACCGGGTTCTACGTTCCCCGCTACCGGAATCTGTTTGGCGACAAGCGTGGCTATCTGCGCGGTTTTGGCTATCAAGGCGGCGCCGGGCGCTCCAACTGGCAACGCGCCGTTGCCGAACTGGGTATCGGTGGCGACTTCAAGGATGCCGCCGCTCAGCCGGGGGCCTGGGGGATTGGTGCCACGGCGTTCGGCGAGATGCTTCCCGACCACGGCAATCAGATCTCGTTGGACCCCACGAGGAAGGACAAGTGGGGACTGCCGGTACTCAAGATTGATTGTGCCACCGGAGAGAACGAGCGCCTCATGCGCGTCGATATGATGGCCGACATGGCGGACATGCTCGAACAGTGCGGGGTGAAGAATGTGCACACGTTCGACAACGGCTATTTCCCCGGTCAGGGCATTCACGAGATGGGGACGGCGCGCATGGGCGTCGATCCGAAGACCTCCGTGCTCAACAAGCACAATCAGGTGTGGGATGCGCCGAATGTCTTTGTCACGGATGGGTCGGCCATGACCTCGGCAGCCTGCCAGAATCCTTCGTTGACGTACATGGCGTTGACCGCACGGGCCGCCGATCACGCGGTGGCTGAGCTCTCCCGTCGCAATCTCTGA
- a CDS encoding gluconate 2-dehydrogenase subunit 3 family protein has translation MHRREAIKRVSAMLGGVALVGGSALWTACSPDRPRDGTSGTSGIGTFTPADIAYLDEIADTILPDTEKSPGAKAAHVGAFLALMVTDCYTTRDQEIFRTGLTQLNQACVTAHATSFVAATPAQRLSLLESVDRDAKAYMAGKTAEQPTHYFRMIKELTLLGFFTSEIGYTKAMRYVESPGRFDPCAPYTKGETTWASHA, from the coding sequence ATGCATCGACGTGAAGCGATCAAGCGTGTCAGCGCGATGCTGGGCGGCGTCGCGTTGGTTGGTGGCAGCGCGCTCTGGACCGCCTGCTCGCCGGATCGCCCGCGCGACGGGACGTCGGGGACGTCTGGTATCGGCACGTTCACGCCGGCCGATATCGCTTATCTCGACGAGATCGCCGACACCATCCTGCCGGACACGGAAAAGTCGCCGGGTGCGAAAGCCGCGCACGTGGGCGCTTTTCTGGCGCTCATGGTCACCGACTGTTACACGACGCGCGACCAAGAGATCTTTCGTACCGGCCTGACGCAGCTCAATCAGGCATGCGTCACGGCACACGCCACGTCCTTTGTCGCGGCGACACCCGCGCAGCGCCTGTCGCTGCTGGAATCGGTCGACCGGGACGCGAAGGCATACATGGCCGGCAAGACGGCCGAACAACCCACTCACTACTTCCGGATGATCAAGGAACTCACGCTGCTCGGGTTCTTCACGTCGGAAATCGGTTACACCAAAGCGATGCGCTACGTCGAATCGCCCGGACGGTTCGATCCCTGCGCGCCCTACACGAAAGGAGAGACCACGTGGGCATCGCACGCATGA
- a CDS encoding ABC transporter permease — protein sequence MLGRSLRARSLATLGPFIALLLACVVFSTQSPRFLASENFALILQQVMVVGVLAIGQTLVILTAGIDLSCGLVMALGAVVMTKLAAASGWPPMAAMSAGIGVTAAVGLINGLLVTRVKLPPFIVTLGTMNIAFAATQLLSRSQSVTDVPPLMTWLGTTIRVGNAPVTYGVVLMLGLYVLAWLWLRETAAGRHVYAVGNHREAARLAGISTDRVVVGVYAVAGVCYGLAALLSVARTGVGDPQAGQTENLDTVTAVVLGGTSLFGGRGLVLGTLVGALIVGVFRNGLTLMGVSSIYQVLVTGVLVIVAVALDQWSRQP from the coding sequence GTGCTGGGGCGATCGTTGAGGGCACGATCCCTCGCGACTCTTGGACCGTTCATTGCCTTGCTGCTGGCCTGCGTGGTTTTCAGCACGCAGTCTCCGCGGTTCCTGGCGAGTGAGAATTTCGCGCTGATCCTGCAACAGGTGATGGTGGTCGGTGTGCTCGCCATCGGCCAGACGCTGGTGATTCTCACCGCCGGCATCGATCTCTCCTGCGGCCTCGTCATGGCACTGGGAGCGGTCGTCATGACAAAGCTCGCGGCGGCCTCCGGGTGGCCTCCAATGGCCGCGATGTCGGCAGGCATTGGCGTGACCGCCGCCGTCGGCCTGATCAACGGACTGCTGGTCACTCGCGTGAAGCTGCCACCGTTCATTGTCACGCTTGGTACCATGAACATTGCCTTCGCGGCCACGCAGTTGCTCTCCCGATCGCAGAGCGTCACGGATGTCCCGCCGCTGATGACCTGGCTCGGCACCACGATTCGCGTCGGGAATGCCCCGGTCACCTACGGTGTGGTGTTGATGCTCGGACTGTATGTGCTGGCCTGGCTGTGGCTTCGCGAAACGGCGGCGGGGCGTCATGTCTACGCCGTCGGGAATCATCGGGAGGCGGCGCGACTGGCGGGTATCTCGACTGACCGGGTCGTGGTGGGTGTGTATGCCGTGGCCGGCGTCTGTTACGGCCTCGCGGCACTGCTGTCCGTTGCACGCACCGGGGTTGGAGATCCACAAGCGGGCCAAACAGAGAATCTCGACACGGTGACTGCCGTGGTGTTGGGCGGCACCAGCCTGTTTGGTGGGCGTGGACTGGTATTGGGTACGCTGGTCGGGGCGTTGATCGTTGGCGTGTTCCGGAACGGCTTGACGCTGATGGGCGTCTCGTCGATCTACCAGGTGTTGGTGACCGGCGTGCTGGTGATTGTCGCCGTCGCACTCGACCAATGGTCGCGTCAGCCGTGA
- a CDS encoding sugar ABC transporter substrate-binding protein has protein sequence MNDVRWSVAAVVTALVAIGGCRSGDSQPVIGLITKTETNPFFVTMKQGAEAAAAAQGFRLLTGAGKNDGDNAAQVTAIENMVAAGAKTILITVNDSKAIVPAIRKARAQGVLMIALDSPADPPDATDGLFATDNYRAGELIGEYAKAALGNRAPRIATLDLLPGHPVGAQRHNGFLKGIGLPTNARTSNELASPSEVVCMADSYGDRAKGQTGMENCLQKNPDINVVYTINEPTAAGAFNALERAGKAASVVLVSVDGGCQGIKAIQAGRLGATAQQYPHKMAQMGVDAAVRFAKTGTKPSGYTDTGVQLITARPLTGVPSVTADSALAVCWGDR, from the coding sequence ATGAACGACGTCCGCTGGTCGGTCGCCGCTGTGGTGACCGCGTTGGTCGCGATTGGCGGGTGTCGCAGTGGCGACAGCCAACCAGTTATCGGTTTGATTACGAAGACTGAAACCAATCCGTTCTTCGTCACCATGAAACAGGGCGCCGAGGCGGCCGCTGCCGCGCAAGGGTTTCGCCTCCTGACCGGTGCAGGCAAGAACGACGGCGACAATGCGGCGCAGGTAACGGCGATCGAAAACATGGTGGCGGCCGGTGCGAAAACGATTCTGATCACGGTCAACGATTCGAAGGCCATCGTGCCGGCCATCCGGAAGGCGCGCGCACAGGGTGTGTTGATGATCGCGCTCGACAGCCCGGCCGATCCACCCGATGCCACGGACGGACTCTTTGCCACCGACAACTATCGCGCCGGCGAGTTGATTGGCGAATATGCCAAGGCGGCACTGGGTAACCGGGCGCCGCGTATTGCCACGCTGGATCTGCTCCCGGGACATCCCGTGGGTGCGCAGCGCCACAACGGATTTCTCAAGGGCATCGGCCTGCCGACGAACGCGCGCACCAGCAATGAATTGGCGAGCCCGTCGGAAGTTGTCTGCATGGCGGACAGCTACGGAGATCGGGCGAAGGGGCAGACGGGGATGGAGAACTGTCTGCAGAAGAACCCTGACATCAACGTGGTCTATACCATCAATGAACCGACCGCGGCGGGTGCGTTCAACGCGCTCGAACGCGCAGGCAAAGCCGCCAGCGTCGTGCTGGTGTCCGTCGACGGCGGCTGTCAGGGTATCAAGGCCATACAAGCGGGACGACTTGGCGCAACGGCGCAGCAGTATCCACACAAGATGGCGCAGATGGGCGTGGATGCCGCCGTGCGCTTTGCGAAAACCGGTACGAAACCCAGCGGCTACACCGATACGGGCGTCCAGCTGATCACCGCGCGCCCGCTGACTGGCGTGCCGAGCGTCACCGCCGACAGTGCCTTGGCGGTGTGCTGGGGCGATCGTTGA